In one Mucilaginibacter sp. PAMB04168 genomic region, the following are encoded:
- a CDS encoding ABC-F family ATP-binding cassette domain-containing protein: MSTYLSAENLGHSFHDHWLFRNLTLGINRGRRVALVGVNGAGKSTLLKLLSGKINPTEGKVVSARDLRPGYLEQDPMFEKGHTISDYIFHKDNVQQQLILKYEQLLENDPNNEKAIEKITEELSAVNAWEYEYQIKNILGRLDIHHLDQKIDTLSGGQKKRLALAKLLIEDPDIYVLDEPTNHLDIDTIEWLEKLLTEGNKTILMVTHDRYFLDNVCNEIIEIERGKIFNYNGNYQYYLEKKAEREATNEQQFQKNSNLLKKELEWMRRQPQARGTKSKARIEAFYDLEEKTKNHGLLGKVELSTKTARQGNKIMEVYHITKTFRDRKVIDDFSYVFKKGDRVGIAGKNGSGKSTLLNMFTGLLQPDSGHIEKGETTVIGYFNQAGMSFKDDERVIDVVKNVAEFITMADGKTISAAQLLTLFLFPPARQYGFIHLLSGGEKKRLHLLNILMKNPNFLILDEPTNDLDIDTLNVLEEFLTNYTGILLMVSHDRYLLDKLTDQLFVVEGTGHVDLYNGNYSSYRLEQEEAKQALKTKPTAVAPAPVAATPKKNKLSFKDQKELETLEADIEKIEKEISATTELLNTVTDHQELIKLSTKIEEMKATVDDRSLRWMELIELRDAL, from the coding sequence GTGAGCACTTACTTATCAGCAGAAAATTTAGGTCATTCTTTTCATGACCACTGGTTATTCCGTAACTTAACTTTAGGCATCAATCGTGGCAGGCGCGTTGCCTTAGTAGGAGTTAATGGTGCCGGAAAATCTACCCTATTAAAATTATTATCAGGTAAAATTAATCCTACCGAAGGCAAAGTAGTATCAGCACGTGATTTACGGCCGGGCTACTTAGAGCAAGATCCTATGTTTGAAAAGGGTCATACCATAAGCGACTATATCTTCCATAAGGATAACGTGCAACAACAGCTTATACTGAAATATGAGCAATTGCTTGAAAACGATCCAAACAATGAAAAGGCTATCGAGAAAATTACGGAAGAACTGAGTGCTGTAAATGCCTGGGAGTACGAATATCAAATTAAAAACATTTTGGGCCGCCTGGACATACATCACCTCGATCAAAAGATTGATACCCTATCGGGCGGGCAAAAAAAACGATTGGCCTTAGCCAAGCTCTTAATTGAGGATCCTGACATCTATGTGCTGGATGAGCCTACTAACCACTTAGACATCGATACTATTGAATGGTTAGAAAAGTTGCTTACAGAAGGTAACAAAACTATTTTGATGGTTACCCATGACAGGTACTTTTTAGATAATGTTTGTAATGAAATTATCGAAATTGAGCGTGGAAAGATTTTCAATTACAACGGCAACTATCAATATTACCTTGAAAAGAAAGCTGAGCGCGAAGCTACCAACGAGCAGCAGTTTCAAAAAAACTCTAACCTGTTAAAGAAAGAACTGGAGTGGATGCGCCGCCAACCCCAGGCACGTGGCACCAAATCAAAAGCCCGCATCGAAGCTTTTTATGACCTGGAAGAAAAGACCAAAAATCATGGACTTTTAGGTAAGGTAGAACTAAGTACCAAAACGGCGCGCCAGGGTAATAAAATCATGGAGGTATACCATATTACTAAAACATTTAGAGACCGTAAGGTGATCGATGATTTTAGCTACGTATTTAAGAAAGGTGACCGTGTAGGTATTGCTGGTAAAAATGGCAGTGGGAAATCAACGTTGTTAAATATGTTCACCGGTTTATTACAACCCGATAGTGGCCATATAGAAAAAGGCGAAACTACGGTGATTGGTTATTTTAACCAAGCCGGTATGTCTTTCAAGGATGATGAACGTGTAATTGATGTAGTAAAAAATGTAGCTGAATTTATTACCATGGCCGATGGTAAAACTATATCGGCTGCACAATTGCTCACATTATTCCTCTTCCCTCCCGCCCGGCAGTATGGCTTTATTCATCTACTGAGCGGTGGCGAAAAAAAGCGATTGCATTTACTGAACATCCTAATGAAAAACCCGAACTTTCTGATTTTGGATGAGCCTACCAATGATCTGGATATTGACACCTTAAATGTGTTAGAAGAGTTTTTAACCAATTACACAGGCATTCTTTTAATGGTTTCACACGACAGGTATTTGCTGGATAAGTTGACCGATCAGCTTTTTGTGGTTGAAGGCACCGGCCATGTTGATTTGTATAATGGTAATTATTCTTCATATCGTTTAGAGCAGGAAGAAGCTAAGCAAGCGTTAAAAACCAAGCCTACTGCCGTAGCTCCGGCACCTGTAGCTGCAACGCCAAAAAAGAATAAACTATCGTTTAAAGACCAAAAGGAGCTGGAAACATTAGAAGCGGATATTGAAAAAATAGAAAAGGAAATATCAGCAACAACTGAGCTGTTAAACACCGTTACAGATCACCAGGAGTTAATAAAACTATCTACCAAAATAGAGGAAATGAAAGCCACTGTTGATGACAGATCATTACGTTGGATGGAGTTAATAGAATTAAGAGACGCTTTATGA
- the mnmG gene encoding tRNA uridine-5-carboxymethylaminomethyl(34) synthesis enzyme MnmG, whose protein sequence is MFKKYDVIVAGGGHAGCEAAAAAANMGSSVLLITMNMGTIAQMSCNPAMGGVAKGQIVREVDALGGYSGIIADKTTIQFRMLNLSKGPAMWSPRAQNDRMRFAEEWRLALESIPNLDIWQDTVTSLLVKGDTVCGIKTSLGVEIECSAVVLTNGTFLNGIIHIGEKRFGGGRTGEKSATGLTEQLVELGFEAGRMKTGTPPRIDGRSLNYSVMEEQWGDEDPGRFSFTDVERPTEKRCCWITYTNANVHETLKEGFEKSPMFTGRIKGLGPRYCPSIEDKINRFAERERHQIFVEPEGFNTVEIYVNGFSTSLPEDVQYRALTQIPGFENAKMFRPGYAIEYDYFPPTQLNLTLETKKIANLFLAGQINGTTGYEEAASQGLIAGINAHQKVHDLHELIMKRSESYIGVLIDDLVTKGTEEPYRMFTSRAEHRLLLRQDNADIRLSPIGHDLGLINDERLDKVKQKVKNSDDIVKYTRNKSVEATVLNPLLEELGTAPLNQNVKLISLLGRPQVSFNDLRKADASLDALLSAYDKETIEQAEIKIKYESYFDKELEIVERMRKMEDKEINPEFNYQQLVSLSKEAREKLMRIKPRTLGQASRISGVSPSDISVLMVHISR, encoded by the coding sequence ATGTTTAAAAAGTATGATGTAATAGTTGCTGGTGGTGGCCACGCTGGCTGTGAAGCGGCAGCGGCAGCAGCAAACATGGGTTCGTCGGTATTGCTCATTACCATGAATATGGGCACGATAGCACAAATGAGCTGTAACCCGGCTATGGGTGGTGTGGCTAAAGGGCAAATAGTTCGGGAGGTAGATGCATTAGGTGGCTATTCAGGAATTATAGCTGATAAAACTACCATTCAATTCAGGATGCTTAACCTTTCGAAAGGCCCTGCTATGTGGAGCCCCCGCGCACAAAACGACCGTATGCGTTTTGCAGAGGAATGGCGCTTAGCATTAGAAAGTATACCAAACCTTGATATTTGGCAAGACACTGTAACTTCTCTCCTAGTAAAAGGCGATACCGTATGCGGTATTAAAACATCTTTGGGTGTTGAAATTGAATGCAGCGCTGTGGTACTTACCAATGGCACCTTTTTAAATGGTATAATACACATAGGCGAGAAGCGCTTTGGTGGTGGCCGCACTGGCGAAAAATCTGCCACTGGCTTAACCGAACAGTTGGTAGAGTTGGGCTTTGAGGCCGGCCGTATGAAGACCGGCACTCCGCCCCGGATAGACGGTCGTAGTTTAAACTACAGTGTAATGGAAGAGCAATGGGGCGATGAAGACCCTGGCCGCTTTTCATTTACCGATGTGGAGCGCCCTACAGAAAAGCGTTGCTGCTGGATTACCTATACCAATGCAAACGTACATGAAACCTTAAAAGAAGGCTTCGAAAAATCGCCAATGTTCACGGGTCGCATTAAAGGCTTGGGACCGCGTTATTGCCCCTCCATTGAGGATAAAATTAACCGGTTTGCTGAGCGCGAAAGGCACCAGATATTTGTAGAACCAGAGGGATTTAACACCGTAGAGATTTATGTAAACGGGTTCTCTACTTCATTACCCGAAGATGTACAATATCGTGCACTAACACAAATTCCCGGATTTGAAAATGCAAAAATGTTCCGCCCAGGTTATGCAATTGAGTATGATTATTTCCCACCTACCCAATTAAACCTAACTTTAGAAACAAAAAAGATAGCCAACCTATTCCTAGCCGGCCAAATTAATGGCACTACAGGTTATGAAGAGGCTGCCTCACAGGGCTTAATTGCGGGTATTAATGCGCATCAAAAAGTGCATGATTTGCATGAGCTTATCATGAAGCGTTCTGAATCTTATATTGGTGTATTAATTGATGATTTAGTTACGAAAGGTACAGAAGAACCATACCGTATGTTCACCTCTAGGGCTGAGCACCGTTTGTTGTTACGCCAGGATAACGCAGATATAAGACTCTCCCCTATTGGGCATGACCTAGGCCTCATTAACGATGAAAGATTAGATAAGGTTAAGCAAAAAGTAAAGAATTCTGATGACATTGTTAAATACACGCGCAATAAATCAGTTGAGGCAACGGTGTTAAACCCATTGCTTGAAGAATTAGGCACTGCGCCGCTCAACCAGAATGTTAAGCTGATCTCATTATTAGGCCGACCACAAGTGAGCTTTAACGATTTGAGAAAAGCAGATGCATCATTAGATGCGCTACTTTCAGCTTATGATAAAGAAACTATTGAGCAGGCTGAAATAAAAATTAAATATGAGAGTTATTTTGATAAGGAACTGGAAATTGTAGAACGCATGCGCAAGATGGAAGACAAAGAAATTAATCCGGAATTTAATTACCAGCAATTAGTATCCCTGTCTAAAGAAGCACGTGAAAAACTGATGCGTATTAAACCACGTACTTTAGGTCAGGCTTCCCGCATCTCGGGTGTGTCTCCTTCAGATATCTCAGTCCTCATGGTTCACATATCAAGGTAG